One Burkholderia thailandensis E264 genomic window carries:
- a CDS encoding ESPR-type extended signal peptide-containing protein, giving the protein MNRSYRSIWNEALGAWVAASELDSARGKPNKSVVAAAVAVAAALVIGVPSLASANTMIPGSVNAFGQFTVQSCTSSSGNATAGRTTTGNTNAYPVDGSGTYSTVSGCNSSGNNQLAATVYGAFAQVTNTGGTAMGFLSSAALWGTAAGLETTASGTAATALGFGSTASALNSVAIGGAGGNGTTPLSYANSTIASGAGAIAIGSNATKGAQATAQDSIALGGQSSSAAQSGVAIGRAATVGTSSTNGIALGDSATVAANSTNALAIGYQASAAASNTTAIGASSTAAYANSVAIGQGSKTGASAPTGTGYLTGTAAPLSEVSVGSATALRRITNVADGSAPQDAVTVSQLSTGMSTTASSIASLSTSASTGISSLSTGLSTTNSSVASLSTSASTGLSSANSSIASLSTSTSTGLSSANSSIASLSTSTSTGIGSLSTGLSTTNSNVTSLSSGLSSTNSSLTSLSTSASSGISTAQSGVNSLSTGLSTTNSSVASLSTSASTGLSSANSSIASLSTSTSTSIGSLSTGLSTTNSNVTSLSSGLSSTNSSLTSLSTSASSGISTAQSSVNSLSTGLSTTNSSVASLSTSASTGLSSANSSIASLSTSTSTGIGSLSTGLSTTNSNVTSLSSGLSSTNSSLTSLSTSASSGISTAQSGINSLSTGLSTTNSSVASLSTSASTGLSSANSSIASLSTSTSTGIGSLSTGLSTVATTTNNLGNSTAAALGGGATYDPATGTISAPSYTTYNANGTTTANTSVGSAIDSINANGIKYFHANSTGPDSVATGTDAVAIGTGATAATANSVALGANSVTAAAVPTSSATVGSTTLGTFAGSAPAGVVSVGAPGAERQITNVAAGQVTANSTDAINGSQLYAVASKLDSASSSISSLSTGLSSANSSITSLSTSTSTGIGSLSTGLSTTDSTVASLSTSTSTGLSSANSSIASLSTSTSTGIGSLSTGLSTTDSTVASLSTSTSTGLSSANSSIASLSTSTSTGIGSLSTGLSTTDSTVASLSTSTSTGLSSANSSIASLSTSTSTGIGSLSTGLSTTDSTVASLSTSTSTGLSSANSSIASLSTSTSTGIGSLSTGLSTTDSTVASLSTSTSTGLSSANSSIASLSTSTSTGIGSLSTGLSTTDSTVASLSTSTSTGLSSANSSIASLSTSTSTGIGSLSTGLSTTDSTVASLSTSTSTGLSSANSSIASLSTSTSTGIGSLSTGLSTTDSTVASLSTSTSTGLSSANSSIASLSTSTSTGIGSLSTGLSTTNSTVASLSTSTSTGLSSANSSIASLSTSTSTGIGSLSTGLSTTDSTVASLSTSTSTGLSSANSSIASLSTSTSTGIGSLSTGLSTTDSTVASLSTSTSTGLSSANSSIASLSTSTSTGIGSLSTGLSTTNSTVASLSTSTSTGLSSANSSIASLSTSTSTGIGSLSTGLSTTNSTVASLSTSTSTGLSSANSSIASLSTSTSTGIGSLSTGLSSTNSTVASLSTSTSTGIGSLSTGLSSTNSNLASLSTSTSTGIGSLSTGLSSTNSTVASLSTSTSTGIGSLSTSISSITTNTTNLGNSTAAALGGGATYDPATGTISAPSYTTYNANGTTTANTSVGSAIDSINANGIKYFHANSTDPDSVATGANSVAIGPNAVANIDNSVAIGNGATTSAAVPVASATVGGLTFGGFAGSAPVGVFSVGAPGAERQVTNVAAGRISATSTDAVNGSQLYATNSNVASLSTGLNTTNSNLASLSTSTSTAIGSLSTGLSSTNSNLASLSTSTSTSIGSLSTGLSSTNSTVASLSTSTSTGIGSLSTGLSSTNSTVASLSTSVTNINTQITSLSTSITNNVIQSLPASTGVAADMSAPKAATPSVTAGSNSVAIGSGSTDGGRSNVVSVGSDTQQRQITNVAAGTEGTDAVNVNQLNAVSTSMTQSLSNQQTQINNLGSQLNQTQQQLQQTDTMARQGIAAVAAMASIPHMDRDSNFAMGVGTSSFLGQKAIAVGMQARITENLKASINGGFSGNQKVIGAGMLYQWK; this is encoded by the coding sequence ATGAATCGCTCGTACCGCTCTATCTGGAATGAAGCACTTGGCGCGTGGGTCGCCGCTTCGGAACTCGACTCGGCTCGCGGCAAGCCGAACAAATCGGTCGTGGCCGCCGCTGTCGCCGTCGCCGCCGCGCTGGTCATCGGCGTCCCGTCGCTCGCGAGCGCCAATACCATGATCCCCGGCAGCGTCAACGCGTTCGGCCAGTTCACGGTGCAGTCCTGCACGTCGAGCAGCGGCAACGCAACCGCCGGCCGCACGACGACGGGCAATACGAACGCCTACCCCGTCGATGGATCGGGCACCTACTCGACCGTCTCCGGCTGTAACTCGAGCGGCAACAATCAGCTCGCGGCGACGGTCTACGGCGCGTTCGCGCAAGTCACCAACACCGGCGGCACCGCGATGGGCTTTCTCAGCTCGGCTGCGCTGTGGGGCACGGCGGCCGGCCTCGAAACGACCGCGAGCGGCACCGCCGCGACCGCGCTCGGCTTCGGCAGCACCGCCAGCGCGCTGAACTCCGTTGCCATTGGCGGCGCGGGCGGCAACGGCACGACGCCGCTCTCGTACGCGAACTCGACGATCGCATCCGGCGCAGGCGCGATCGCAATCGGCAGCAACGCAACGAAGGGGGCGCAGGCGACCGCGCAGGACTCGATCGCGCTCGGCGGCCAATCGAGCTCGGCGGCGCAGTCGGGCGTCGCGATCGGCCGCGCGGCGACGGTCGGCACGAGCAGCACGAACGGCATCGCGCTCGGCGACAGCGCAACGGTTGCGGCAAACAGCACGAACGCGCTCGCGATCGGCTACCAGGCCAGCGCCGCCGCCTCGAACACGACCGCCATCGGCGCATCGAGCACCGCCGCATACGCGAACAGCGTCGCGATCGGCCAAGGCAGCAAGACGGGCGCGAGCGCGCCCACCGGCACCGGCTATCTGACGGGCACGGCGGCGCCGCTGTCCGAAGTGTCGGTCGGCAGCGCGACCGCCCTGCGCCGCATCACGAACGTCGCCGACGGCTCGGCGCCGCAGGACGCGGTGACGGTCTCGCAACTGAGCACCGGCATGAGCACGACGGCAAGCAGCATCGCGAGCCTGTCGACGTCGGCGTCGACGGGTATCAGTTCGCTGTCGACCGGCCTGTCGACCACCAACAGCTCCGTCGCTTCGCTTTCGACGTCCGCCTCGACCGGCCTGAGCTCGGCCAACAGCTCGATCGCTTCGCTGTCGACTTCCACATCGACCGGCCTGAGCTCGGCCAACAGCTCGATCGCTTCGCTGTCGACTTCCACATCGACCGGCATCGGCTCGCTCTCGACCGGCTTGTCGACCACCAACAGCAACGTCACATCGCTGTCCAGCGGTCTCAGCAGCACGAACAGCTCGCTCACCTCGCTGTCGACCTCCGCTTCGTCGGGCATCAGCACCGCGCAAAGCGGCGTCAATTCGCTGTCCACCGGCCTGTCGACCACCAACAGCTCCGTCGCTTCGCTGTCGACGTCCGCCTCGACCGGCCTGAGCTCGGCCAACAGCTCGATCGCTTCGCTGTCGACTTCCACATCGACCAGCATCGGCTCGCTCTCGACCGGCCTGTCGACCACCAACAGCAACGTCACGTCGCTGTCCAGCGGTCTCAGCAGCACGAACAGCTCGCTCACCTCGCTGTCGACCTCCGCCTCGTCGGGCATCAGCACCGCGCAAAGCAGCGTCAATTCGCTGTCCACCGGCCTGTCGACCACCAACAGCTCCGTCGCTTCGCTGTCGACGTCCGCCTCGACCGGCCTGAGCTCGGCCAACAGCTCGATCGCTTCGCTTTCGACTTCCACGTCGACCGGCATCGGCTCGCTCTCGACCGGCCTGTCGACCACCAACAGCAACGTCACGTCGCTGTCCAGCGGTCTCAGCAGCACGAACAGCTCGCTCACCTCGCTGTCGACCTCCGCCTCGTCGGGCATCAGCACCGCGCAAAGCGGCATCAATTCGCTGTCCACCGGCCTGTCGACCACCAACAGCTCCGTCGCTTCGCTTTCGACGTCCGCCTCGACCGGCCTGAGCTCGGCCAACAGCTCGATCGCTTCGCTGTCGACTTCCACGTCGACCGGCATCGGCTCGCTCTCGACCGGCCTGTCGACCGTCGCGACGACGACCAACAATCTCGGCAACAGCACCGCCGCGGCGCTCGGCGGCGGCGCGACGTACGATCCGGCCACCGGCACGATCTCCGCGCCGTCGTACACGACTTACAACGCGAACGGCACGACCACCGCCAACACCAGCGTCGGCTCCGCGATCGACAGCATCAACGCGAACGGGATCAAGTACTTCCACGCGAACTCGACGGGCCCGGACAGCGTCGCGACGGGCACGGACGCCGTCGCGATCGGCACGGGCGCGACGGCCGCCACGGCGAACTCGGTCGCGCTCGGCGCGAACTCGGTGACGGCCGCCGCCGTTCCCACCAGCAGCGCGACGGTCGGCTCGACCACGCTCGGCACGTTCGCGGGCAGCGCGCCCGCGGGTGTCGTAAGCGTCGGCGCGCCGGGCGCGGAACGCCAGATCACCAACGTCGCCGCGGGCCAGGTCACCGCAAACAGCACCGATGCGATCAACGGCAGCCAGCTCTACGCCGTGGCTTCGAAGCTCGACTCGGCCTCGAGCTCGATTTCGTCGCTGTCGACCGGATTGTCGTCGGCCAACAGCTCGATCACTTCGCTGTCGACTTCCACGTCGACCGGCATCGGCTCGCTCTCGACCGGCCTGTCCACGACCGACAGCACCGTCGCGTCGCTCTCCACGTCGACCTCAACTGGCCTGAGCTCGGCGAATAGCTCGATCGCCTCGCTGTCGACTTCCACCTCGACCGGTATCGGCTCGCTCTCGACCGGGCTCTCCACGACCGATAGCACTGTCGCGTCGCTCTCCACGTCGACCTCGACCGGCCTGAGCTCGGCGAATAGCTCGATCGCCTCGCTGTCGACTTCCACCTCGACCGGTATCGGCTCGCTCTCGACCGGGCTCTCCACGACCGACAGCACCGTTGCGTCGCTGTCCACGTCGACCTCGACCGGTCTGAGCTCGGCGAATAGCTCGATCGCTTCGCTGTCGACTTCCACCTCGACCGGTATCGGCTCGCTCTCGACGGGGCTCTCCACGACCGATAGCACTGTCGCGTCGCTCTCCACGTCGACCTCAACTGGCCTGAGCTCGGCGAATAGCTCGATCGCTTCGCTGTCGACTTCCACGTCGACCGGCATCGGCTCGCTCTCGACGGGCCTGTCCACGACCGATAGCACCGTCGCGTCGCTGTCCACGTCGACCTCGACTGGCCTGAGCTCGGCGAATAGCTCGATCGCTTCGCTGTCGACTTCCACCTCGACCGGCATCGGCTCGCTCTCGACCGGCCTGTCCACGACCGACAGCACCGTCGCGTCGCTCTCCACGTCGACCTCAACTGGCCTGAGCTCGGCGAATAGCTCGATCGCCTCGCTGTCGACTTCCACGTCGACCGGTATCGGCTCGCTCTCGACGGGGCTCTCCACGACCGATAGCACTGTCGCGTCGCTCTCCACGTCGACCTCGACCGGCCTGAGCTCGGCGAATAGCTCGATCGCTTCGCTGTCGACTTCCACCTCGACCGGCATCGGCTCGTTGTCGACGGGTCTCTCCACGACCGATAGCACTGTCGCGTCGCTCTCCACGTCGACCTCGACCGGCCTGAGCTCGGCCAACAGCTCGATTGCCTCGCTCTCGACTTCCACGTCGACCGGTATCGGCTCGCTCTCGACCGGCCTGTCCACGACCAACAGCACCGTTGCGTCGCTGTCCACGTCCACCTCGACAGGCCTGAGCTCGGCGAATAGCTCGATCGCTTCGCTGTCGACTTCCACCTCGACCGGCATCGGCTCGTTGTCGACGGGTCTCTCCACGACCGATAGCACTGTCGCGTCGCTCTCCACGTCGACCTCGACCGGCCTGAGCTCGGCCAACAGCTCGATTGCCTCGCTCTCGACTTCCACGTCGACCGGTATCGGCTCGCTCTCGACGGGGCTCTCCACGACCGATAGCACTGTCGCGTCGCTCTCCACGTCGACCTCAACTGGCCTGAGCTCGGCGAATAGCTCGATCGCCTCGCTGTCGACTTCCACGTCGACCGGTATCGGCTCGCTCTCGACCGGCCTGTCCACGACCAACAGCACCGTTGCGTCGCTGTCCACGTCGACCTCGACCGGTCTGAGCTCGGCGAATAGCTCGATCGCTTCGCTCTCGACTTCCACGTCGACCGGTATCGGCTCGCTCTCGACCGGCCTGTCCACGACCAACAGCACCGTTGCGTCGCTGTCCACGTCCACCTCGACCGGCCTGAGCTCGGCGAATAGCTCGATCGCTTCGCTGTCGACTTCCACCTCGACCGGCATCGGCTCGCTGTCCACCGGCCTGTCCTCGACCAACAGCACCGTCGCGTCGCTGTCCACGTCCACCTCGACCGGCATCGGCTCGCTGTCCACCGGCCTGTCCTCGACCAACAGCAATCTCGCTTCGCTGTCGACTTCCACCTCGACCGGCATCGGCTCGCTGTCCACCGGCCTGTCCTCGACCAACAGCACCGTCGCGTCGCTGTCCACGTCGACTTCGACCGGCATCGGCTCGCTGTCCACCAGCATCAGCTCGATCACGACGAACACGACGAACCTCGGCAACAGCACCGCCGCGGCGCTCGGCGGCGGCGCGACGTACGATCCGGCCACCGGCACGATCTCCGCGCCGTCGTACACGACTTACAACGCGAACGGCACGACCACCGCCAACACCAGCGTCGGCTCCGCGATCGACAGCATCAACGCGAACGGGATCAAGTACTTCCACGCGAACTCGACCGATCCGGACAGCGTCGCGACCGGCGCGAACAGCGTCGCGATCGGCCCGAACGCGGTCGCGAACATCGACAACTCGGTCGCGATCGGCAACGGCGCGACGACGTCGGCGGCCGTGCCCGTCGCGTCGGCGACCGTCGGCGGCCTCACGTTCGGCGGCTTCGCGGGCAGCGCGCCCGTCGGCGTGTTCAGCGTCGGCGCGCCGGGCGCGGAACGCCAGGTCACGAACGTCGCCGCCGGCCGCATCTCCGCGACCAGCACCGACGCCGTCAACGGCAGCCAGCTCTATGCGACCAACAGCAACGTCGCGTCGCTGTCGACCGGCCTGAACACGACGAACAGCAATCTCGCGTCGCTGTCCACGTCGACTTCGACCGCCATCGGTTCGCTGTCCACCGGCCTGTCCTCGACCAACAGCAATCTCGCGTCGCTGTCCACGTCGACCTCGACCAGCATCGGCTCGCTGTCCACCGGCCTGTCCTCGACCAACAGCACCGTCGCGTCGCTGTCCACGTCCACCTCAACCGGCATCGGCTCGCTGTCCACCGGCCTGTCCTCGACCAACAGCACCGTCGCGTCGCTGTCGACGAGCGTGACCAACATCAACACGCAGATCACGTCGCTGTCGACGTCGATCACGAACAACGTGATCCAGTCGCTGCCCGCGAGCACCGGCGTCGCCGCCGACATGAGCGCGCCGAAGGCGGCCACGCCGTCGGTCACGGCCGGCTCGAACTCGGTCGCGATCGGCTCGGGCTCGACCGACGGCGGCCGCTCGAACGTCGTGTCGGTCGGCAGCGACACGCAGCAACGCCAGATCACGAACGTCGCGGCCGGCACCGAAGGCACCGACGCGGTCAACGTCAATCAGCTCAATGCCGTGTCGACTTCGATGACGCAATCGCTGTCGAACCAGCAAACGCAGATCAACAATCTCGGCTCGCAGCTGAACCAGACGCAGCAGCAACTGCAGCAGACCGACACGATGGCCCGCCAGGGGATCGCGGCGGTCGCGGCGATGGCGTCGATTCCGCACATGGACCGCGACTCGAACTTCGCGATGGGCGTCGGCACGTCGTCATTCCTCGGCCAGAAGGCGATCGCGGTCGGCATGCAGGCGCGCATCACCGAGAACCTGAAGGCGTCGATCAACGGCGGCTTCTCCGGCAATCAGAAGGTGATCGGCGCAGGCATGCTCTATCAGTGGAAGTAA